One genomic segment of Pagrus major chromosome 13, Pma_NU_1.0 includes these proteins:
- the eral1 gene encoding GTPase Era, mitochondrial, whose product MALRVCARFFRHSAVLSRRAVVSARQESASWFLTAENAACSRGGRSGFIFTPACFITSEAFLDRLIKGKAEEADGSFYRHPASVPPDSGEQVSLLLRHPDQPDNAKVLKVAIIGSPNAGKSTLSNQLLGRKVFAVSKKVHTTRTRAMGVLTEDDTQIILLDTPGLTTASKVKRHQLEKSLLVDPWNTVKEADLMVVMVDVADKWMCNRLDPEVLKCLAQHPHIPAILVLNKVDLVKAKDRLLNITAELTCGVVNGRKTRVRPMIRPSRTEKRPERDSEMLLDEDNAGPEDSTEANSVLSKEKLKALRSQQGWPHFKDVFMLSSLDSEYIDALKNYLMVAAKPGSWQYHSEVLTDQSPEEVCKNIIREKLLECLPQEVPYSVTQSVELWQEVENGELHISVKLYTKKDTHVSMVIGPAGQLVGQIAQEVGEDLSRIFLRDVRLKLSVKLRR is encoded by the exons ATGGCTCTCAGAGTGTGTGCTCGGTTCTTCAGACACTCCGCCGTCCTCTCCAGACGGGCCGTCGTGTCTGCTCGGCAGGAAAGTGCGTCATGGTTTCTCACAGCAG AAAATGCTGCATGCAGCCGAGGAGGAAGGAgcggatttatcttcactcctgctTGTTTTATTACATCGGAGGCGTTTCTCGACAGACTGATCAAAGGCAAAGCAGAAGAGGCAGACGGCAGTTTTTATCGCCACCCAGCCTCAGTTCCGCCGGACAGCG gtgaaCAGGTATCTTTGTTACTCAGACATCCCGATCAGCCTGACAATGCAAAGGTGTTGAAAGTTGCCATAATAGGTTCCCCAAATGCTGGGAAGTCCACGTTGTCCAATCAGCTCCTTGGCAGAAAG GTGTTTGCTGTGTCCAAGAAAGTACACACCACACGGACTCGTGCCATGGGCGTCTTAACAGAAGATGACACACAGATC ATTTTACTGGACACTCCTGGTCTCACCACTGCATCAAAGGTCAAAAG ACACCAGCTGGAGAAGTCTCTGCTCGTGGATCCCTGGAACACAGTCAAAGAAGCCGACCTAA TGGTAGTCATGGTGGACGTGGCCGACAAATGGATGTGCAACAGGCTTGACCCTGAGGTGCTCAAATGTCTGGCTCAGCACCCTCACATCCCTGCGATCCTGGTCCTCAATAAG gtGGACCTGGTTAAGGCTAAGGACAGACTGCTGAATATCACAGCAGAGTTGACATGCGGAGTGGTAAACGGACGAAAAACACGGGTCAGGCCCATGATCAGGCCTTCTCGGACTGAAAAGAGGCCAGAGAGGGATTCAGAGATGTTGCTTGATGAGGACAACGCAGGTCCTGAGGACAGCACTGAGGCAAACTCTGTACTGAGCAAAGAGAAACTGAAGGCGCTGAGGAGCCAACAGGGCTGGCCTCACTTCAAGGACGTCTTCATGCTCTCCTCTTTGGACAGCGAGTACATCGATGCGCTGAAG AACTACTTAATGGTTGCAGCCAAGCCAGGATCGTGGCAGTACCACAGTGAGGTCCTGACTGATCAGAGTCCAGAGGAAGTCTGCAAAAACATCATCAGAGAGAAGCTTCTGGAGTGTCTGCCTCAGGAAGTGCCCTATTCAGTGACACAG tctgttgaACTCTGGCAAGAGGTAGAAAATGGTGAGCTCCATATTTCTGTGAAACTTTATACCAAGAAAGACACTCACGTG AGCATGGTGATCGGCCCTGCTGGCCAGTTGGTAGGGCAGATCGCCCAAGAGGTAGGTGAGGACCTGAGCCGGATCTTCCTGAGGGATGTAAGGCTGAAGCTCTCAGTCAAACTAAGGAGGTGA